Part of the Chlorogloeopsis sp. ULAP01 genome, CCCACAATGCGACACTTTCCCGTACTGTGGCTGATTATGCAGCTGCGATCGCTAACCTCAATATCGAGTTCGCCTGATAGATTGTTAACCGTGTCAGCTATTAGTTTGGCGTTTAGTGCTACTGTACCTGCTTGTTTTATGTTAGCTATAGAATAAGTTTTGATACTAACATTTAGGTCAGTACCAATTACGGTGAGTTTGCCTGAGTCTGATGCTTCGATTAGCAGACTGCCAAGGATTGGGTCTACTGGTTTTGTAGATATGCCATTTTTGGCTGTTTCAATGAGTTCTGCAAGTACAGATTGAGCAATTGTTAGTTTCATTTGGGTTATATATCTTTTATGGATATTCATTCACGAGTGCTAGTTGTTACTAGCACTTATGTTTATTTTTAAAACACTCAGTACGGTAAGTCCTCAATAACGGGAGTTGAAGGTGGTAGTGCCATTACTTCGTTTGTGGCTTTACCAACTAAACGGTGGTGTTCGGCGACAACAGCAGAAGTTTTACCAATGCGATAGCTAAACTCAGGGTTAGCTTGCATCAATATTTGGAATTCTGCTTCTTTGTCCTCACAGAAGAATTCGAGGAAGTTGCTACCATCAGGGTTGGGAGATTTGTAGGATTCGACTACCGCTACCCAGGATTTATCGCGTTGGTTAATTGCTTCCTTGGGTTCGAGTGATGGTACGAAGGTGGGTTGGAATATACCAAGGCGGTGAAATTCTTGGGATTTTTCAGCAACAGGTACATCTGCAAACCTGGCGAACGCCACTTCTAGTTCCCGTTGGAATTGTTTATAAGCTTCACCAAATCTAGAAGAAGCTACTCCTTTAATTGAGAGAACGATTGGTTTGCTGTGGAGGTTGTTGTTGTTCTCATCCACTAGGTTAATTAAGTAGAACCGCCGCAGTACGACTTTATCTTTTCCTAGAGTTTGGTACATATCATATCCGTCACCGTACTCGTAGATACCGATAATTGCACCATCATCCCGTTGTTCGATGTACCTGGGAGAGATATCAAGAATGTGCATTCTAGGAGATTGCAGCAATACTCCCATCTCTGGCGTACCATTGGAAAAGGTATGTTTGTGGGTAGGTTCGCCTCCTTGCCAATCAATACCTCCTAAGTATTTATCCTTAATGAATAAGCCCACTTTCTCCGGCTCCATGTGGTTTATCATTTGGCATATGCAGACATTGCTCATGGGAGCGTTATATTCTGGGTTAGCAAATTTTGATATAGCAGACTTTCTCTGTTGGAGATTATCTGGAGTTGTAGGGGAAGGTGGTTGTTCTTTTTGTTCAGATGAAGTTGTACCAGATTTGGTTGGAGTTCTAGCCATAATTATTGTTGTTGAACTAGTTCAAATAAGGTGTGCATTTGCATATGTCGTGGTAAAAAAATAAAGCCGCCTGGATGTAAAAGACGACTTAGTAGATTTAATCGATTTAACAATATGAAGGTTGCTGTACATTATGGCTTGTGCATTTTGATGATTCGGGTGGTTACACCTGTGGGGTTATTTGATTTAAGAAAGGCATTTTTGGGTAAAGATTCATCGTATGCATTCCAACTTTCCAACCATTCTTTAAATTCTCGATATTTGCGGTTAAAGAATACTGATTCTGGAACAATTGCTATTAGTATTCCTCCTGATTGAATTAGCTCCCATGCATGATAAATATGTTCTACTAGCTGAGAGAATGGAGGATTCATGATGACGTGCGAGTAGAGATTATCTGTGGTATAACTTGGAAAATCTCTACCAACTAAATTAAACCCTTTGAGTTCGAGCATTCTGCGTAGAGTTGGGTTAATTTCTACTACTTCTAAATCCACTTGGGGGTATTTTTCGATAATCGCTTTGGCGATACAGCCAGAACCAGCACTTGGTTCAAGTATGCGAGAGTTTTCGTTAATTTCTGCTAATTGAATAAGGCGTTTACAAACATCAGGCGGTGTGGGGAAGAAATCTTTCCATGTCATCCCGATAATTTCCAATTCTAACTTGTTTAACTCCTGTTGAGTTGTACTTATCTCTTGGGGTTTAACATATAGTTGAATTTCCCTAATAGCAGATACAATTTCGCCTGCATTGTAGATACTTGCACGGTTGAGAGAATTTACCCAATCTTGGTAATATTTCTCGTTAAGGGTTTCTTGCAGTTCCTGGGGAGTTTTTCCCTGTTGAGAAATTCTAAACAGTGTCTCAACCTGTGACTTTTGAGAGATACCGCGCAGTACTTCGGGGATATTTCCCTTTTCCCACATTTGTGCGATCGCAAGCAACCAAGACTGGATTGTTTGTAATTCCATCCCTTCAGCGATAATCCCTTGGGCGATGCGCTTGCGGCGTTTAGTTGCTCTTTGGTTCCCAATAGCAGGATTGAGCTTTGCATCAATAGTTTTCTGCATTGATGTGGCTAGTTCTCGCAGCTTTGCAGCTTTTGTGGGGTTAGGTATATTGAAATTGAAAGTAAGGGTGTCGGCGGTGTCTGCTTGCGTTCCAGCTTTAAACAGTGATAGTGATAGCTGCATTTTCCTTCAAATCCTTGAGCGCGCATTCGACTATAAGAGATTCCTCTACATTCCAGGCTTTGACTTCCCAAGGGGTAGTTAGGCGTTCGCTTGGGCGAACAATCGCTTTTGAGCATTTTTCCTTGCAGGTAATCCATTTAAGGAATTTGTCTGCTTTTTCTTTGGAGTCAAACCCAAAGTAAGAAGTGATTCTTCTGCCTTTGGGATTTGTTATAGTTCCGACTCTTGGTGATAGGATATTGAAAGTCCACCCATTAGATGTAAGTTCGATTTTTTTGACTTTAATTTCCGAAGAATTCATAATTCGACTTCTGGGATAGCGTCTAGGTATTCTTGAGTTGAAATTTCTTTATTCATCCACCTTTGATGGATTATCTCCAAGTCTTCTTGTTGAGTTTCTTCTGCAATATCTTCCACAAAAAACTGTTTTAAAATTGATAAAAGCCTTTCTTTGAAGACTTGATTTTTTACTTGTGAATAGGTAAACTGATAGATATTATCTGTATTGACAAACAGGTAGATTAAGTTAATATGTTCGGGAGGTAATTGAGTTTTTTCGTGTAATAGAAATAATCTGAGTTGTGTATTCAATGAATTTTCTAGTACTTGGAAATTGGATAGTTTTTGAATAGTCCAATCTATTCCAATCACTTGTTTATCTTGGTAGATGATTAAGTCGTAATTAGCGTGTAATAACTGCAACTTGTAAAGATATTGCACTTCGGCATTCCATTCTTTGCTGCCAGGAATTTCTAGAAATGGTTTGACCGCTTTTACCCACTTGTCTATTTGAGGATATGCTTCTAATAGAGGTTCTACTGGTAAGCCTAACCCAATTTGTTGCATGATCAGGTGAAACTCACCACCAAGTTTTTCACCTGGGCTAATTGGGATTAGCCTTGTATTTACTTTTGAGTTTTTGCTTTCCTGTTCAATATTTTCTAACTGAATTGGATTGAATTTGTTCATCATAAATATCTGTCGTGATTGATTTTTCAAGACAGATATGTGTTAACTATTTGTGGTGATTATTATTTAAACTTGCTGGTATTTTTCAAGGTTGGTAATTGTGGTTTGGATGCTGCGACAGGACATGGTATTTAGATCGAAATAACTGGCGAACTTTGTGATTTTTCCTGTCAGGGTTAACTCTAAGAGGTATTGGGACGCGATCGCTGATGTCATGCGGTTAACAAACAACGATTGGTAGTTAAGTATTTGAATTTCCGCACACGACAGATTATTGGTGTTGAGTTCTTCTGGTTTGGGAAGTAGCAATTCGGGATGTATCAGCGCTGGTGAAGGTAGCTGTTTCCAGAATGAGGGAGTTTTTGGGTTGTCGCAACTATTTATAATGTAAAACTCCTGGTGGGTTCCCAATAGAATTTGTCCAGAGTGTGAACTATTGCCGCAGTCTAGCCAGAATATAGAAGCTTGTTCGCGAAGGCTATTATATTCCAAGCACGAGTGAATTTGCGCCCTGGCGGCGGCATTATCCACACAGCCTATAATAACCGTCAGTCTGTTCCACCTGTATTTGTTCATATAGTTGGGTGAAAACCAATCCAAAATCGCCTTTACCTCTAACCCGTACTTGGCGCTACACCTGGTAGCAAGACACCTAGCTTTAGGCAAACCCACCTCAGCTGCTTGGTAGTTTTGCCGGGCGATATTTTTAGGTTCGACTGTATCTCCGTCGATGATGGTAAGACTGGCTTCCTTGCCTACTCGGTTTAGTTGCAGCATGAGGCGGCACACTTCTTCAGCAAGATATCCTCCAGTACCGCCAGCACCTATCAAGATAAAGTCTACTTTCTGGTGGGGGTGGGGAACAACGGGGTAAGCTTTTTCACAGTCGAGTTGGATCATGGTTCAAATATAAAATTGGGAGCAATTTCAAAAAAGTGGTTATATATCCCTAACCTGCTGTATATTGTGGGGATTGTATTAACTGTCCCGACTATTGCAAATACGCGAAATTTCCCTGATTCCTCTTGGTTGTCTTGGCTACTGGGAATTGCTTTCATGCAGCCATGTGAATGTACTTCAACCAGTGCTTGCCTATATTGAGGGTTGTCTTGTTGTAGCGATCGCACGTGAGTCGATGATGCTTCCTGCATCGGAGTGTGTAACCACCAGCGATTATTCTCAACTCCCAGGTAGAAAAGTATTTCCTGATGGGGATTAACCCTTGCAGTATTAACGATGTCTGCAATCATACTTGCTGGCACTCTCGGTACATTTAACTTGAGATAAGGTTGTATTTCTGCTAACCCTGGTATCTTAGTACGGGCGATTGGCAGGCAAATTTCTAGTTCCGGGCGGTGCGATCGCAAAAAGACTCCATTAGCTGCAACCCAATATTCCTGAAGTTTTTGACTGTATGGGGGAAGGTTGGGATCGAATGTGTAGTAGTGACTGATGAAGGGATTACTCATGTTCAAATAGATACTTGGGTATGTCGTTAGGGCTTTTAATTCTTTGGTAGCTGCAACTTACTAATTCTTTGACTGGGAAGGATTTTGCACCCTGCAAACTGATTAGTAGGTTGCAAACATTGTGAGGATGCGATCTACACTTGTTCTGACTTAAATCCTGGTTAAAAGGGCTGTTCCAGAACAATTGCCAAGCTTTATTTATTGAGTCAGGATTGCAAGTAGGTGGGGTATTTTTACCGAAACAAATTCTATTCGAGTCATTCCAAATATTTGGTAAAGGCGCTTTGTATAACTGACAATCCTGCTTAAAGATTTTTCCCTTAATTACCCATAGATAGTAGCTGCTATAATTTCCAGCAAATATAAATCCTGGCATGGGAACAGTTATGGTTTTATTCCCTTCTAAAAGTTGTATTGTGATTGAGTATTTTTGAGGCGGGTAAAATTGAATAATACCTTCTCCGTTTGGTGTTTTCCCCCACCATAAAGTATTGGGAGATAACCATTCAGAACTAACGGTTTTAGCTGTAAATGCTTTTTCTACAGCTTCAGGTGATATAAACTTATGGCTAGTTTTATTCTCTTCTTTCTCTACTAAAACAAATTGACCTTTAAGTATGATTAAATGTCCTAGTACTTCTTGTTGTGGAATATTTGCAAGGATAGTTTGGGCGTTTACTTCTACATTCATTTGGCAGCTTTATTCCAGATTCTGATGATTTTATTTCGATTAGCTACTGATGTTTTTATCCAGTCGGATAACTCTTGAAATTGGTCTAACATGATAGTAGCTTCTTGCCATTTTTGAGCTAGAAAGACTATATTTTCTTCAGTCCAATCCCACCAATCTCCAGTTTCATAAGTTGTATCTAACCAGATGTTGCCTGTCGAGTAGTCCAGAATGCTAAGGCTAGTTGCTAAATATTGAAGGGGTGATTTAAACTTATTACAGATTTTCACAAGCTTTTGAAAATCTATATCCTCTACTCTTGCTATATAGTCAGGCTCAAATCCAAACTTCTCTTCCCAATATTCAAGCTGATACCCATTTCCCATAACCGACAGTAAGAACTTTTCGCTTGTTTCTAGACCTTCAAAGTCATTCTCCCACCATTCGATTATTTGTGGGACTATGGGAATATATTCATACTTGTCACAAGCTTCTATTTCATCAACAAATTCAACAGGGAATAGGTTTGAATCTACTAGCTGAATAAATTCAATTTCTCTATCTGAATAAATGCAATCAGGATGTGCTTTTCTATCGAGAGGAGTTATTGACTCATTCCACTGTTCTGGAAATAATTTTTGGTATAAGCTGAGTAAGTTTGCTTTTTGAGAGAGATTTTCCAGATAGATGATTGTTTCTTTGCAGATAATGGGTATTTTGAATAGTTCTAGTGATATCATAATTATGATGACTGCCGCTACGCGCAGATAGCGGCATTGTTTGACTACAGTACTGGGTAAATGCTGGGGATAGATGGTTGTTGTTTGAGAAAATTAGAAACTTTTTCTGTATATATCTCCCAGCTTTCTCCTACTTTGATTGTATGGGTTATTTCTGCTTGGATACTAATCAAAAGTTCTAGAGGTAGTTGATTTTTAATTTCTAAAAGTTTTAACTTCCAAGCTAATTCAAACGCTGGGTTAATTTGTTCTGGTGCTAATTTGAGTTCGGTGATACAATTACCCTTAGTTCCAGCGCGTTTAACTAGCCTGATTTCGGTTGTATCTCCTGTAGTTGTCCGAGTGATTTCGGCATTAGCATATTCTGGGAAATATGTGCTGATAGCAAGTCTGATTTTCTCATCGTTGCTTGCTGTTTCTTCTGGGATAGGGACTTGTTGACCTTCGATGATAGCGATATAATTCATGATGATTAGAACAGTGAAAGTTGTTTTTTGTTAGATTCGACTTCTTGATAATTGGCTGGTAACTCTCGCTTTTGTATTTGTTTCTTTTGGTTAGAACTTTTGGTAGTGACTTTTGTTTTTTCAGCAGCTTCAATGATTTTGGGTAGTGCTTCTTCTAACTGGTGAATGTAGTCTCTGAGCATTGGTTGTGAAGTTATTTCCTGATAGTTGATAGTTTCAATGATGGGTGGTGCGTTTCTGATACCAATTGATAGGATGGCTTGTTGCTCATCTGGATGAATGAGTATGGTTATTAAATATGTTTTGGAATTTAGAGTGCTGTTATCATCAACTTGCTCATCAATTTCATCATCTTCTGCGTTATTATTGTTACTAGAATTTAAATCACTACCGTAACTAACTTTGGGGTTAGTTATACTTTCCTGGTTTTGGTCTTGATTGTTCATGAAAGATTGGCAAATTTTGAGAGGGTACGGATGGTAATCCCGGTTCGCCTAAACGACTGCCATTTGTAAGCACATTCTCCCGGTTTATATTTGGGTGATAGTTGACTCCAGGTGTCCCATGCTTCTAGTAGAGTGGGACTGACTGATTTAAGCGCCATTCCTACCTGTATCCAAGTGATGTAGTCATCTGCGAACCGGGGGTGAATGACTTCCACAAATGTGAGTGCAGCCTGAATGTTAGTTTCGATATCTGGGTATAATTGGTATCTGTTTACCCCATATCTGCGGTTATATTTTTCTTGTGGTAGGCAAGTTGCCTTTTCCTTCTGCTTTGACATTTGGGTTATTACCCATTGGGGTGCGATCGCAACTTGTTTTTCTTGGGGACTGCAACCGGGAACCCACTGGTAATACCTCCCTTCTGGGTGATAGGAAGGAGGAAGGACTGAGACGTGATTTTTACCCCTAAACTCCAGATTTGATATTTTGCTAGAAGTAATTGACTTATGTTGGGGTATTAGGTATAGAAACTGGCATTTGTACTTGCCTCCAGAGGTAAAGGCGACTGTTGGTGGTAAGTATGCAAGTGCGCGATCGCATAATTTTTGGGGTGCAATCTCTTTTATTTCCTCCTCTTCTAGC contains:
- a CDS encoding DUF5895 domain-containing protein — its product is MARTPTKSGTTSSEQKEQPPSPTTPDNLQQRKSAISKFANPEYNAPMSNVCICQMINHMEPEKVGLFIKDKYLGGIDWQGGEPTHKHTFSNGTPEMGVLLQSPRMHILDISPRYIEQRDDGAIIGIYEYGDGYDMYQTLGKDKVVLRRFYLINLVDENNNNLHSKPIVLSIKGVASSRFGEAYKQFQRELEVAFARFADVPVAEKSQEFHRLGIFQPTFVPSLEPKEAINQRDKSWVAVVESYKSPNPDGSNFLEFFCEDKEAEFQILMQANPEFSYRIGKTSAVVAEHHRLVGKATNEVMALPPSTPVIEDLPY
- a CDS encoding methyltransferase, whose product is MQLSLSLFKAGTQADTADTLTFNFNIPNPTKAAKLRELATSMQKTIDAKLNPAIGNQRATKRRKRIAQGIIAEGMELQTIQSWLLAIAQMWEKGNIPEVLRGISQKSQVETLFRISQQGKTPQELQETLNEKYYQDWVNSLNRASIYNAGEIVSAIREIQLYVKPQEISTTQQELNKLELEIIGMTWKDFFPTPPDVCKRLIQLAEINENSRILEPSAGSGCIAKAIIEKYPQVDLEVVEINPTLRRMLELKGFNLVGRDFPSYTTDNLYSHVIMNPPFSQLVEHIYHAWELIQSGGILIAIVPESVFFNRKYREFKEWLESWNAYDESLPKNAFLKSNNPTGVTTRIIKMHKP
- a CDS encoding ThiF family adenylyltransferase, whose amino-acid sequence is MIQLDCEKAYPVVPHPHQKVDFILIGAGGTGGYLAEEVCRLMLQLNRVGKEASLTIIDGDTVEPKNIARQNYQAAEVGLPKARCLATRCSAKYGLEVKAILDWFSPNYMNKYRWNRLTVIIGCVDNAAARAQIHSCLEYNSLREQASIFWLDCGNSSHSGQILLGTHQEFYIINSCDNPKTPSFWKQLPSPALIHPELLLPKPEELNTNNLSCAEIQILNYQSLFVNRMTSAIASQYLLELTLTGKITKFASYFDLNTMSCRSIQTTITNLEKYQQV
- a CDS encoding Mov34/MPN/PAD-1 family protein, which gives rise to MSNPFISHYYTFDPNLPPYSQKLQEYWVAANGVFLRSHRPELEICLPIARTKIPGLAEIQPYLKLNVPRVPASMIADIVNTARVNPHQEILFYLGVENNRWWLHTPMQEASSTHVRSLQQDNPQYRQALVEVHSHGCMKAIPSSQDNQEESGKFRVFAIVGTVNTIPTIYSRLGIYNHFFEIAPNFIFEP
- a CDS encoding PriCT-2 domain-containing protein — translated: MHPQARKIISSLEQLPSNWQIVPTFGKRPLGGKQWQHKTYSPKQLQTELIRTKCKIWSGKRYTRVTGVAIVCGDNQPQGHIIAIDCDGLHAWGQILILTEKLEEEEIKEIAPQKLCDRALAYLPPTVAFTSGGKYKCQFLYLIPQHKSITSSKISNLEFRGKNHVSVLPPSYHPEGRYYQWVPGCSPQEKQVAIAPQWVITQMSKQKEKATCLPQEKYNRRYGVNRYQLYPDIETNIQAALTFVEVIHPRFADDYITWIQVGMALKSVSPTLLEAWDTWSQLSPKYKPGECAYKWQSFRRTGITIRTLSKFANLS